From the genome of Spirosomataceae bacterium TFI 002, one region includes:
- a CDS encoding acyl carrier protein has translation MSEIASKVTKIIVEKLGVDESEVTTEASFTNDLGADSLDTVELIMEFEKEFNVSIPDDQAENIQTVGQAISYLQENTK, from the coding sequence ATGTCAGAAATCGCATCGAAAGTAACGAAAATTATTGTAGAAAAGCTTGGCGTAGATGAGTCAGAGGTAACTACTGAGGCTTCATTTACTAATGACCTAGGAGCAGATTCTTTGGACACTGTTGAGCTTATCATGGAATTTGAAAAGGAATTTAACGTTTCTATCCCTGATGATCAAGCAGAGAATATCCAGACTGTAGGACAGGCAATTAGCTACTTACAAGAGAATACTAAGTAA
- a CDS encoding thiamine pyrophosphokinase: MSFLFIMSSHHIVREKQEPALLIANGEACSTELLEELLEWSPTVLVLDGAIERVLDKGIKVDILLGDFDSNPMDLELLRESQYPIKIIHTPDQDKTDLEKGIEHLIQLGYPAVNIVWATGKRMDHTFANITNIVKYKERIKIVMIDNHSKITPLLPMPSYFEKWHTAHSNLSLIPLPHAEGIKTTNLKYQLQDESLQLLGRMGNSNSVLQDGIVRIEFVSGNLLLMECVD; encoded by the coding sequence TTGAGCTTTCTTTTTATCATGTCATCACATCACATTGTACGAGAAAAACAAGAGCCCGCATTACTCATTGCTAACGGCGAAGCATGCAGTACCGAGCTACTAGAAGAATTGCTTGAGTGGTCACCCACTGTACTTGTTTTAGATGGAGCTATTGAGCGAGTTTTGGACAAAGGCATCAAGGTTGACATTCTGCTTGGTGACTTCGACAGCAACCCAATGGACCTGGAGTTGCTAAGGGAAAGCCAGTACCCTATTAAAATTATCCACACACCTGACCAAGATAAAACCGACCTAGAGAAAGGCATAGAGCACCTCATTCAGTTGGGGTACCCTGCAGTAAATATAGTATGGGCAACTGGTAAAAGGATGGATCACACTTTTGCAAACATCACCAACATTGTCAAGTACAAAGAGCGTATAAAAATTGTCATGATAGACAACCACTCAAAGATAACACCCCTACTACCAATGCCTTCCTACTTCGAAAAATGGCATACCGCTCACTCAAATTTGTCTCTTATCCCACTTCCGCATGCTGAGGGCATAAAAACTACTAATTTAAAGTATCAACTTCAGGACGAATCTCTCCAGCTTTTAGGGCGAATGGGAAACAGCAATTCGGTGCTTCAAGACGGTATCGTCCGTATAGAGTTTGTGAGCGGGAATTTGCTTTTGATGGAATGCGTAGATTAA
- a CDS encoding 3-oxoacyl-[acyl-carrier-protein] synthase II, protein MELKRVVVTGIGALTPIGNTVEKYWEGLKNGVSGANPITHFDASKFKTQFACELKNFEVTDFIPRQDARKMDLFTQYAVVVADQAVKDSAMDLEKVDKDRIGVIWGSGIGGLKTFEEEVLNLAANDMDPKFNPFFIPKMIADSASGQVSIRHGFRGPNFVTVSACASTNNAVIDAFNYIRLGRMVACVSGGSEAAVTRAGIGGFNALRALSQRNDDYATASRPYDQDRDGFVLGEGGAALILEEYEHAKARGAKIYCELVGGGFSSDAYHITAPHPEGYGAYLSMKDALDDAKMDPSEIDYINTHGTSTPLGDPQEIKAIEQLFGDHTYEMNVSSTKSMTGHLLGGAGAVEAIACILAMEHQLVPPTINLFNVDETIDKRINLTPNKPQERKINAVLSNCFGFGGHNASLIFKKI, encoded by the coding sequence ATGGAATTGAAAAGAGTTGTTGTTACAGGAATAGGAGCACTTACCCCAATAGGAAACACTGTTGAAAAGTACTGGGAAGGCTTAAAGAATGGAGTTAGTGGAGCAAATCCAATAACTCATTTTGATGCGAGCAAATTCAAAACGCAATTTGCCTGTGAACTCAAAAATTTTGAAGTGACAGATTTTATCCCAAGGCAGGACGCCCGAAAGATGGATCTTTTTACTCAATATGCAGTTGTGGTAGCCGATCAGGCTGTCAAGGATTCTGCTATGGATCTTGAGAAAGTGGACAAAGATAGAATAGGAGTTATATGGGGCTCAGGAATTGGCGGACTAAAAACCTTTGAAGAAGAGGTTTTAAATCTAGCTGCAAATGACATGGACCCAAAGTTCAACCCATTCTTTATTCCAAAGATGATTGCTGACTCGGCATCTGGCCAGGTTTCAATTAGACATGGTTTTAGAGGACCTAACTTTGTTACTGTATCTGCTTGTGCATCAACCAATAATGCTGTTATTGATGCTTTTAACTACATAAGACTAGGTCGCATGGTGGCCTGTGTTTCTGGTGGTTCTGAAGCGGCTGTAACAAGAGCTGGAATTGGTGGATTTAATGCACTGAGAGCTCTTTCACAAAGGAACGATGATTACGCAACTGCATCAAGACCTTACGATCAAGACAGAGATGGTTTTGTGTTGGGAGAAGGCGGAGCTGCATTGATACTCGAAGAATACGAGCACGCAAAAGCTCGTGGAGCGAAAATATATTGTGAACTAGTAGGTGGAGGTTTTTCTTCTGATGCATATCACATTACTGCCCCACATCCAGAAGGATACGGTGCTTATCTTTCTATGAAAGATGCTTTGGACGATGCAAAAATGGACCCATCTGAAATTGATTATATCAATACACATGGTACTTCTACTCCCTTAGGTGATCCGCAAGAAATAAAGGCTATTGAGCAATTATTTGGAGATCACACCTACGAGATGAACGTGAGTTCTACAAAATCCATGACTGGCCATTTACTTGGTGGGGCAGGAGCTGTAGAGGCTATTGCATGTATCTTGGCGATGGAGCACCAGTTGGTACCTCCTACAATCAATCTTTTCAATGTTGATGAAACGATTGACAAGAGAATTAATTTAACACCAAATAAGCCTCAGGAGCGTAAGATTAATGCGGTTTTGAGTAATTGTTTCGGTTTTGGTGGTCACAATGCATCTTTAATTTTCAAAAAAATCTAA
- a CDS encoding precorrin-2 dehydrogenase / sirohydrochlorin ferrochelatase (manually curated): MNNLFPIFIKLEQMHILIVGGGNVGLEKLEAVLKNSPKTLITLVAPLVKDEIFELAKTHNIRIIQRAYHPDDLHSKDLVIAGTDAPEVNAQVHSDGRAKKLLVNVADTPDLCDFYLSSVVKKGDLKIAISTNGKSPTFAKRFREVLEDILPESIQETLDNLKVLRDKLKGDFTYKVDKLNEITNVMKKED, from the coding sequence ATGAATAACCTATTCCCTATTTTTATAAAACTTGAGCAAATGCACATCCTCATTGTAGGAGGTGGAAATGTTGGCCTTGAGAAGCTAGAAGCAGTTTTAAAGAATTCACCAAAAACGCTAATCACCCTTGTTGCTCCACTGGTGAAAGATGAAATTTTTGAACTTGCAAAAACACACAATATTAGGATCATTCAAAGAGCATATCATCCAGATGATCTTCATAGTAAAGACTTAGTAATAGCAGGAACAGACGCTCCTGAAGTAAACGCTCAAGTACATTCAGATGGTAGAGCTAAAAAACTATTGGTCAATGTAGCAGACACACCGGACTTGTGCGATTTCTACCTTAGTTCGGTAGTAAAAAAAGGAGATCTCAAAATTGCCATCTCTACCAATGGCAAGTCTCCCACCTTTGCCAAACGATTTAGAGAGGTTCTAGAGGATATTTTACCCGAAAGCATACAAGAAACGCTAGATAACTTAAAAGTGCTTAGAGATAAGCTTAAAGGCGATTTTACTTACAAGGTAGACAAGCTTAACGAAATCACAAATGTGATGAAGAAAGAGGACTAA
- a CDS encoding DNA segregation ATPase FtsK/SpoIIIE, S-DNA-T family: protein MSNTFRKKKKSTTRSRQTVAPQKSQGISKEQVSMVIGFLFLIITALLAISFVSYLFTGEADQDMVQNNFRSAVSNDDKKAANSLGVFGAFISHWFIFKWFGVAALGWIPILFFTAFRLVTNSDLLKIDLNRWAKGTLFYVLFISLFTGFFVYQFDLNAGKICGGIGFRLNELLDHVLGWGSFLIILGILFIWLVFFHGLTEIDDYVFARFFKEKSNQDDISTAKIKEEIRSERQVEAEPTSLPKEPFKGGVEFSIDQPVANESKPKIEMPSLEIDEASVSKTVESEVKLEIEEEATSFLPDEDETDQLLEEFGPYDPKLDLSGYQYPPISIMQEHRGGGSKVTADELEANKINIVETMRNFSIGITSIKATIGPTVTLYEIVPEAGVRISKIKNLEDDIALNLAALGIRIIAPMPGKGTIGIEVPNKNREMVSMKTVLESDSFQNSKYELPIILGKTIANEIFVADLAKMPHLLMAGATGQGKSVGINVILASLLYKKHPAEVKFVMVDPKKVELSLFNKIERHFLATLPNAEDAIITDTKKVIYTLNSLCIEMDARYDLLKDAGVRNIREYNAKFTKRKLSPEKGNRYLPYIVLVIDELADLMMTAGKEVEQPIARLAQLARAIGIHLIVATQRPSVNVITGIIKANFPARLSFKVTAKVDSRTILDTGGAEQLVGNGDMLLAVGSDMVRLQCPFVDTPEVEGVCDFIGSQRGYDSAYMLPEFYGDDEPDSLDFDPSDLDVKFEEAARLLVTFQQGSTSLIQRKMKLGYNRAGRIIDQLEGAGIVGPFEGSKAREVLIQDLDHLNEILENIRK, encoded by the coding sequence ATGTCCAACACATTCAGAAAAAAGAAAAAGTCTACTACCCGATCGAGGCAAACCGTTGCTCCACAGAAAAGCCAAGGCATTTCTAAAGAGCAAGTTAGCATGGTCATTGGCTTTTTGTTCTTAATCATTACCGCACTATTAGCCATCTCATTTGTCTCTTACCTTTTTACAGGCGAGGCAGATCAGGATATGGTTCAAAACAACTTCCGCTCAGCTGTCAGCAATGACGATAAAAAAGCTGCAAATTCACTAGGCGTTTTTGGTGCATTTATTTCGCATTGGTTCATTTTCAAGTGGTTCGGTGTGGCTGCACTTGGCTGGATTCCAATTTTGTTTTTTACAGCCTTTAGGCTTGTCACCAATTCTGACCTCCTTAAGATTGACCTAAATCGCTGGGCTAAAGGCACTTTGTTTTACGTGCTATTTATTTCGCTTTTTACTGGGTTCTTTGTTTATCAATTTGACCTTAATGCTGGCAAAATCTGTGGCGGAATAGGTTTTAGGCTGAATGAGCTTTTAGATCACGTACTTGGCTGGGGTAGTTTCTTGATCATTTTAGGTATTCTGTTTATATGGTTGGTATTTTTCCATGGTCTTACAGAGATAGATGATTATGTATTTGCAAGGTTCTTCAAAGAAAAATCTAACCAAGATGATATTTCGACAGCAAAAATAAAGGAAGAAATACGAAGTGAACGACAAGTTGAAGCTGAACCTACTAGCCTTCCCAAAGAGCCGTTTAAAGGTGGCGTAGAATTTTCTATTGATCAACCAGTTGCTAATGAATCAAAGCCTAAAATAGAAATGCCATCGCTAGAGATAGATGAAGCATCTGTTTCCAAAACTGTGGAAAGTGAGGTAAAGCTGGAGATTGAAGAAGAAGCCACAAGTTTTTTACCCGATGAAGACGAGACCGATCAATTATTGGAGGAGTTTGGCCCATACGACCCAAAACTAGACCTTTCAGGTTATCAATATCCGCCAATCAGTATCATGCAGGAGCATAGAGGTGGCGGGAGCAAAGTAACAGCTGACGAACTAGAGGCCAATAAAATCAATATCGTAGAAACAATGCGAAACTTTAGCATTGGGATCACGAGTATCAAAGCCACTATTGGACCTACAGTTACGCTGTATGAGATTGTACCGGAAGCAGGTGTACGTATTTCTAAAATCAAAAACCTAGAAGATGATATTGCTCTCAACTTGGCGGCTCTTGGTATTCGTATCATTGCCCCTATGCCAGGTAAGGGAACCATCGGTATAGAAGTACCAAATAAAAACCGTGAAATGGTATCCATGAAAACGGTACTCGAAAGTGACAGTTTCCAAAATAGCAAATATGAATTACCAATCATTTTGGGTAAAACTATTGCCAATGAGATTTTCGTAGCTGACTTGGCAAAAATGCCTCACTTGCTCATGGCAGGAGCTACAGGTCAAGGAAAATCGGTGGGTATCAATGTGATCCTTGCATCGCTTTTGTACAAGAAACACCCTGCCGAAGTAAAATTTGTAATGGTAGATCCAAAAAAAGTAGAGCTTTCACTTTTCAATAAGATTGAAAGACACTTCTTAGCGACACTGCCTAATGCCGAAGATGCCATCATAACGGATACTAAAAAGGTAATATACACGCTTAACTCTCTTTGCATTGAGATGGATGCCCGCTACGACTTACTTAAAGATGCAGGCGTAAGAAATATTCGTGAGTATAATGCGAAGTTCACCAAACGTAAACTAAGCCCAGAGAAAGGAAATCGCTATTTACCTTATATCGTATTGGTAATAGATGAGCTTGCCGACCTCATGATGACAGCGGGTAAAGAAGTAGAACAACCTATTGCTCGTCTTGCTCAGCTTGCTCGTGCCATTGGCATTCATTTGATCGTGGCTACACAGCGTCCATCGGTTAATGTAATTACGGGTATCATCAAAGCCAACTTCCCTGCCAGACTTTCTTTTAAAGTGACTGCTAAAGTTGACTCTCGCACCATCTTGGATACTGGTGGTGCAGAACAGCTAGTAGGAAATGGAGACATGCTTTTGGCTGTAGGGTCAGACATGGTTCGTTTGCAATGTCCATTTGTGGATACACCAGAGGTAGAGGGCGTATGCGACTTTATTGGCAGCCAGCGTGGTTACGACTCCGCATACATGCTTCCCGAGTTTTATGGTGACGACGAGCCAGACTCTTTAGACTTTGACCCTAGCGACCTCGACGTGAAATTTGAAGAAGCAGCAAGACTACTTGTTACTTTCCAACAAGGAAGTACTTCACTTATACAACGTAAAATGAAACTTGGCTACAATAGAGCGGGTAGAATCATTGATCAGCTAGAAGGTGCGGGCATAGTAGGTCCTTTTGAAGGAAGTAAAGCTCGTGAGGTTCTTATTCAAGACCTAGACCATCTAAACGAAATCTTAGAAAACATTAGAAAGTAA
- a CDS encoding RNAse III: MAVREAIKDIFVTDSKVKEFRKAVEQIMGGKPVNDSLYRLAFRHTSASVSSKVDGFKESNERLEYLGDSVLGMIVAEYLFKKYPFKDEGFLTEIRSRIVNRESLNQVARKLGLDKMITFDGNKVSNMRTSMYGDAMEALIGAIYLDKGFNFTRKFICTKLMTNYFDLDAVIQNNTNFKSILLSWSQSEGKKVSFDIIKENGKNHSKEFTAQVSVDDEAISQGGGWNKKKAEQDAARKACELLGIEA; this comes from the coding sequence ATGGCTGTAAGGGAAGCAATTAAAGACATATTTGTAACGGACTCCAAGGTCAAGGAGTTTAGAAAAGCCGTTGAGCAAATCATGGGAGGTAAGCCGGTAAACGACTCCTTGTATCGATTGGCTTTTCGGCATACTTCAGCATCTGTATCTTCTAAAGTTGATGGTTTTAAAGAATCAAACGAGCGATTAGAGTATTTGGGTGATTCTGTTTTAGGAATGATCGTGGCTGAATACCTTTTTAAGAAATACCCTTTCAAAGACGAAGGTTTTCTTACTGAGATAAGGTCAAGGATTGTAAATCGTGAATCTCTCAATCAAGTCGCTCGTAAACTTGGTTTGGACAAAATGATCACTTTTGATGGTAACAAAGTGAGTAACATGAGAACTTCCATGTATGGAGATGCGATGGAGGCTCTTATTGGTGCTATCTACCTTGATAAAGGTTTTAACTTCACTCGTAAGTTTATATGTACCAAGTTGATGACCAATTATTTTGACTTGGATGCAGTTATTCAAAACAACACTAACTTCAAAAGTATTTTGCTCAGCTGGTCTCAGTCCGAAGGCAAAAAAGTTAGTTTCGATATCATCAAAGAAAACGGAAAGAACCACAGCAAGGAGTTTACGGCTCAAGTAAGTGTGGATGATGAGGCAATAAGCCAAGGTGGTGGATGGAATAAAAAGAAAGCTGAACAAGATGCTGCACGCAAAGCGTGTGAGCTACTTGGGATCGAAGCTTAG
- a CDS encoding TonB-dependent Receptor Plug Domain, giving the protein MRNIICFIILLYAFGSNAQGNTVSGFIKDKSSGESIIGATVLDLNTGSSTISNNYGFYSLNTTLTVSKLKISSVGYKTLEVEVNQGGSQNFELEIIETNLNEVVVISNDEKRTLDKIPLGVTAIPIQRLKAIPVLFGEADILKALSLTPGVSIGNEGTAGILVRGGTPDQNLMLLDESPVYNVSHLFGLVSVFNPEAVKSVTLYKSSFPARYGGRLSSVIDIVTREGNSKKRNLEFGIGLINSRLIYEGPLLKNKTNSPTFFIGARVSNLSLILSPNFLRYKTSDHGNYFNYSMFDLNIKLNQKFKNNSQLFWSTYVGNDFYNAKDKNGPTVESGFNLNWGNVTSTLRYIAPLNQKLFMKSALGYTSYKYGIFTEALENKERVDFLKSVSKIEDYYAKVGFEFYASNNLEFQLGSDLISHSYKPINLTTTYGFDQSNNVPSINALESGTYFESKVKFLSFAELTAGLRYATFGVKGLTYPSWEPRLSTAINISKTGSLRFGYSKMKQFIHLLSSNSVGLPNDLWVPSSDFVKPQDSEQFSVGFSQKIAKGLSFSIEAYSKSFANLIDYKDGTNFLVDTEEFYEDKLELGGIGKAQGVEFFLDKNEGKFTGWLAYSLATNRRQFDNINDGEWFAANFDRQHNVSLVGNYKFNERIDLSGNWIFQSGSPVSVPIASMKNVVQGSDYPTFIYGDRNNFRTPAYHRMDLCVNFKKETYRNNLRTWTIGVYNAYNRQNPFYLDVRWGVNNTSTDPRKVEGWNNNLVKRSVIPFLPFINYSLKFK; this is encoded by the coding sequence TTGCGAAATATAATATGCTTCATAATATTACTTTATGCTTTTGGGTCTAATGCTCAAGGGAATACAGTTTCAGGCTTTATCAAAGATAAATCGAGCGGTGAAAGCATCATAGGTGCAACAGTGCTTGATTTGAACACTGGGTCAAGTACCATTTCCAATAATTATGGGTTTTACAGTTTAAATACCACACTAACCGTGTCCAAACTTAAGATTTCAAGTGTGGGTTACAAAACTCTTGAAGTTGAAGTAAATCAAGGCGGAAGTCAAAACTTCGAATTAGAAATAATCGAAACTAACCTTAATGAAGTTGTTGTCATTTCGAATGATGAAAAAAGAACATTAGATAAAATTCCGCTGGGGGTTACTGCTATTCCAATCCAAAGATTAAAAGCAATTCCTGTATTATTTGGAGAAGCAGATATTTTGAAAGCCCTAAGTCTTACACCAGGTGTAAGTATTGGCAACGAGGGTACAGCAGGGATTTTGGTAAGAGGAGGTACGCCTGATCAAAATCTTATGTTATTGGATGAGTCCCCAGTTTATAATGTCTCACACCTTTTTGGTTTAGTTTCTGTATTTAACCCTGAGGCTGTAAAAAGTGTGACTTTGTATAAGTCCTCCTTTCCTGCTAGGTATGGAGGTAGGCTGTCATCAGTTATTGATATAGTAACAAGAGAAGGGAATTCCAAAAAGAGAAACCTAGAATTTGGAATTGGCTTGATCAATTCAAGGCTTATTTATGAGGGGCCGCTGCTGAAAAATAAGACTAATTCCCCTACTTTTTTTATTGGGGCTCGGGTATCCAACCTTTCGCTTATTTTATCTCCAAACTTTTTAAGGTATAAGACTAGCGATCATGGAAATTATTTTAATTACAGCATGTTCGACTTGAATATTAAGCTGAATCAAAAGTTCAAAAACAACTCACAGCTTTTTTGGAGTACGTATGTAGGAAATGATTTTTATAATGCAAAAGATAAGAATGGGCCGACTGTAGAAAGTGGATTTAATCTAAACTGGGGCAATGTGACAAGTACACTAAGGTATATTGCTCCACTTAATCAAAAGCTATTTATGAAAAGTGCTCTGGGATACACTAGTTATAAATACGGAATATTTACTGAAGCCCTAGAAAACAAAGAAAGGGTTGACTTTCTAAAGTCAGTTTCTAAAATTGAAGATTATTATGCAAAGGTGGGCTTTGAGTTTTATGCTTCCAATAATTTAGAATTTCAATTAGGCTCGGACCTCATCAGTCACTCTTACAAGCCAATAAATCTAACTACAACCTATGGTTTTGACCAAAGTAACAATGTTCCTTCTATTAATGCTTTAGAGTCGGGAACATACTTCGAGTCAAAAGTTAAGTTTTTGTCATTTGCAGAACTGACGGCTGGTTTGCGATATGCAACTTTTGGGGTAAAAGGGTTGACTTACCCCTCGTGGGAACCTAGGCTTTCCACTGCAATAAATATTTCAAAAACTGGCTCTTTGCGTTTTGGATATTCCAAAATGAAGCAATTCATTCATTTATTGTCAAGTAATAGTGTTGGACTACCTAATGATCTTTGGGTTCCTTCTTCCGATTTTGTGAAACCGCAAGACTCTGAGCAGTTTAGTGTTGGTTTTTCTCAAAAGATAGCCAAAGGGCTTAGCTTTAGTATTGAGGCTTATTCTAAGTCATTTGCCAATCTAATAGATTATAAAGATGGCACAAACTTCTTGGTAGACACGGAAGAATTCTACGAAGACAAACTTGAGCTAGGAGGTATTGGCAAAGCACAAGGGGTAGAGTTCTTTTTAGATAAGAATGAAGGCAAGTTCACTGGCTGGTTAGCTTATAGTCTAGCCACAAACCGCCGCCAATTTGATAATATCAATGATGGAGAGTGGTTTGCGGCAAATTTTGACCGTCAACATAATGTTTCTTTAGTAGGTAATTACAAATTCAATGAACGAATAGATCTATCTGGTAATTGGATTTTTCAATCGGGTAGTCCAGTAAGTGTACCTATTGCATCAATGAAAAATGTTGTTCAAGGATCAGATTATCCCACATTCATTTATGGAGATAGAAATAATTTTAGAACACCAGCTTATCATAGAATGGACTTATGTGTAAATTTTAAAAAGGAGACGTATCGAAATAACCTAAGAACATGGACGATTGGGGTTTACAATGCCTATAATCGTCAAAATCCTTTTTATTTGGATGTTAGGTGGGGTGTTAATAACACATCTACGGACCCCAGAAAAGTTGAAGGATGGAATAATAATCTTGTGAAGCGTTCTGTAATTCCATTTTTGCCTTTTATTAATTACTCTTTAAAATTTAAATGA
- a CDS encoding 2-dehydro-3-deoxyphosphooctonate aldolase (KDO 8-P synthase), translating into MNPIPKLKKYNSDQFFLLAGPCAIESRDLAMSIAEKIVKITDKLEIPYIFKGSYRKANRTKADSFTGIGDEKALKILEEVSKTFGIPTVTDIHETHEAEMAAAYVDMLQIPAFLCRQTELIAAAARTGKAVNIKKGQFLSGQSMGFAVEKVQTENPNAPVMLTERGNSFGYSDLVVDYRNLVDMKAFGAPVIMDCTHSLQRPNQGSGVTGGNPAMISTIAKAAIAVGADGLFIETHPDPANAKSDGANMLHLDNLEKLLHDLVRVREAILPQ; encoded by the coding sequence ATGAATCCGATCCCAAAATTAAAAAAATACAATTCTGACCAGTTTTTCTTGCTTGCTGGCCCTTGTGCGATAGAAAGTCGCGACTTGGCAATGTCAATTGCAGAAAAGATTGTCAAAATTACCGACAAGCTCGAAATACCTTATATTTTTAAAGGTAGTTACCGCAAAGCAAACAGAACCAAGGCTGATAGCTTTACAGGAATAGGTGACGAAAAAGCCCTTAAAATACTGGAAGAAGTAAGCAAAACCTTTGGAATACCTACGGTTACAGACATTCATGAGACGCACGAGGCCGAAATGGCCGCCGCTTACGTAGATATGTTACAAATACCAGCATTTCTTTGTCGACAAACTGAACTCATCGCAGCCGCAGCACGTACTGGCAAAGCGGTTAATATAAAGAAAGGGCAATTCTTAAGTGGACAAAGCATGGGTTTCGCAGTTGAAAAAGTACAAACTGAAAACCCAAATGCACCCGTGATGCTAACAGAGCGAGGAAATAGCTTTGGCTACTCGGACTTGGTTGTGGATTACCGAAACCTTGTAGACATGAAAGCTTTTGGTGCTCCCGTAATCATGGATTGCACACACTCTCTTCAGCGACCAAATCAAGGTAGTGGCGTCACGGGCGGTAACCCAGCCATGATCAGTACCATTGCCAAAGCGGCCATCGCCGTAGGTGCAGATGGATTATTTATCGAAACCCACCCAGACCCTGCCAATGCCAAGAGTGATGGAGCAAATATGCTACACCTTGATAATTTGGAAAAATTGTTGCACGATTTGGTAAGGGTGAGAGAGGCTATACTACCACAATAA
- a CDS encoding Outer membrane lipoprotein-sorting protein — protein MTRVLSIVFLSLFTISSWAQDAKARVILDKMSAKYKAMSSFSANFAYGSMSPSGKKGRMSTGSILTKGVKFKLNMAGQEIYNNGKELYTYVKETNEVNITEYDSSEDSPFSPSNIYTIYKKGYDYKFIKEETVGGKVLEIIELKPQKKGDNVSKIQIGVNKSDKSIANWKITDTGGKITVFELSAFKPNVAANDATFNFNTAKYPGVEVIDLR, from the coding sequence ATGACACGAGTTCTTAGTATTGTATTTCTTTCGCTTTTTACGATTAGCTCTTGGGCTCAAGATGCCAAAGCAAGAGTTATTTTGGACAAAATGAGTGCAAAATACAAAGCAATGAGCAGTTTCTCAGCAAACTTCGCATATGGTAGCATGAGTCCATCAGGAAAGAAAGGCCGCATGAGCACAGGTAGTATCTTGACAAAAGGTGTCAAGTTTAAGCTAAACATGGCTGGTCAAGAAATATACAACAATGGAAAGGAATTGTATACCTACGTGAAAGAAACCAATGAGGTTAATATCACTGAATATGACTCAAGTGAGGATTCACCTTTCTCGCCATCAAATATTTATACGATTTACAAAAAAGGCTACGACTACAAGTTTATCAAAGAAGAAACAGTAGGTGGGAAGGTTTTGGAAATCATAGAACTCAAACCACAAAAGAAAGGTGACAATGTGAGTAAGATTCAAATTGGAGTCAACAAATCAGACAAAAGCATAGCTAACTGGAAAATAACAGACACAGGTGGCAAAATTACAGTGTTTGAATTGAGTGCATTCAAGCCAAATGTAGCTGCAAATGATGCTACTTTTAACTTCAACACAGCCAAATATCCCGGTGTTGAGGTAATTGACTTAAGGTAA